One stretch of Sardina pilchardus chromosome 17, fSarPil1.1, whole genome shotgun sequence DNA includes these proteins:
- the wif1 gene encoding wnt inhibitory factor 1 encodes MASKTPALLFRLKASFILLLGSLVTEAAQEQGSLYMWIDANQARILIGFEEDILIVSEAKMAPFTHDFKKAQQRMPAIPVNIHHVNFTWQATGQAEYFYEFQTLRSLDKDIMDDPVVNVPLLGSVPHKASVVQVGFPCRGDQDGVAAFEVTILVMDGGGNIILRTPHNAIFFKTCQRAKCPGGCRNGGFCNERHVCECQDGFYGPHCEKALCSPRCLNGGLCMSPGVCLCPPGYYGASCDKANCTTTCLNGGTCFHPGKCICPAGYEGSRCEISKCHQQCRNGGKCMGRNRCKCNKGFHGDLCSKAVCEPSCGAHGTCVEPNRCQCKEGWHGRHCNKRYRGGAASSHRSSNPKMRPHAASTKESKDTTDTSQPAESNYVV; translated from the exons ATGGCTTCCAAGACACCTGCTTTACTATTCCGCCTAAAGGCGAGCTTTATTCTACTTTTGGGAAGTTTGGTAACCGAGGCTGCCCAAGAGCAAGGAAGTTTGTACATGTGGATCGATGCCAACCAGGCTAGGATACTAATTG GATTTGAAGAGGACATTTTAATTGTGTCAGAGGCAAAAATGGCCCCATTTACTCACGACTTCAAAAAAGCACAACAGAGGATGCCTGCAATTCCTGTCAATATACACCACGTGAACTTCACCTGGCAAGCAACAGGGCAG GCAGAATATTTTTATGAGTTCCAGACCCTTCGCTCTCTAGATAAAGACATCATGGATGATCCAGTCGTCAACGTTCCTTTACTTGGCTCAGTGCCACACAAGGCCTCAG TGGTTCAGGTGGGCTTTCCCTGCCGAGGCGATCAGGATGGTGTGGCTGCCTTCGAGGTCACCATACTGGTCATGGATGGTGGTGGCAACATCATCCTGAGGACTCCACACAATGCCATCTTCTTCAAGACCTGCCAGAGAG CAAAGTGTCCCGGTGGATGCCGCAATGGAGGCTTCTGCAATGAAAGGCACGTCTGTGAATGCCAAGATGGTTTCTATGGGCCACACTGTGAGAAAG CCCTGTGCTCCCCGAGGTGCCTTAACGGCGGCCTGTGCATGAGCCCCGGCGTCTGCCTCTGTCCACCCGGCTACTACGGTGCCAGCTGTGACAAAG CAAACTGCACCACCACCTGTCTAAATGGGGGGACCTGTTTTCACCCTGGAAAGTGCATTTGCCCCGCGGGCTATGAGGGAAGCCGTTGTGAAATCA GTAAATGCCACCAGCAGTGTAGAAATGGAGGCAAGTGCATGGGGAGGAACAGGTGTAAATGTAACAAAGGATTCCACGGTGATCTGTGCTCCAAGG ctgtctGTGAGCCCAGCTGTGGAGCACATGGGACCTGTGTGGAGCCCAACAGGTGCCAGTGTAAGGAGGGCTGGCATGGACGTCACTGCAACAAGA GGTACCGAGGTGGTGCAGCGTCCAGTCACCGATCATCCAACCCCAAAATGAGGCCGCACGCGGCATCCACCAAGGAATCCAAGGACACCACTGATACCAGTCAGCCTGCGGAGTCCAATTATGTTGTATGA